One bacterium genomic region harbors:
- a CDS encoding tyrosine-type recombinase/integrase, with protein MASVLSQFDRKSFNGARDYCMLLLCYDSMIRINELLSIKISDVDLQAKLVKVFGKVERTTCSVL; from the coding sequence ATGGCCAGTGTCCTTTCGCAATTCGACAGAAAGAGCTTCAATGGTGCCCGAGACTACTGTATGCTTCTGCTCTGCTACGACAGCATGATTCGCATCAACGAATTGCTCTCGATCAAAATTAGTGACGTCGATTTGCAGGCGAAATTAGTGAAGGTGTTTGGAAAGGTCGAAAGAACGACATGTTCCGTTCTCTGA
- a CDS encoding tyrosine-type recombinase/integrase: MERSKERHVPFSDKTAKTIHTFLIRHRKTIQGRFCFPPETARRLIIEGPKNLQNAGKRAGIYLHPHLVRHSSASQFIRMGGSPAVLQKVLGHSSLAITQRYVHLSNDDMHEAYERSSAQLHGCNLRMSPQN; this comes from the coding sequence TTGGAAAGGTCGAAAGAACGACATGTTCCGTTCTCTGATAAGACCGCCAAAACCATCCATACTTTCTTAATTCGTCACCGCAAGACAATCCAAGGCCGCTTTTGTTTTCCACCAGAGACGGCAAGAAGATTGATTATAGAAGGGCCCAAGAATCTTCAGAACGCGGGCAAGAGGGCCGGAATATACCTCCATCCTCATCTCGTCCGACATTCGAGCGCATCGCAGTTTATTCGCATGGGTGGAAGTCCAGCTGTTCTTCAGAAGGTACTGGGCCACTCGTCGCTCGCAATAACTCAAAGATACGTACATCTATCCAATGACGACATGCATGAAGCGTATGAGAGAAGTTCAGCCCAGCTTCACGGCTGTAATCTTAGAATGTCACCTCAGAATTAG